A stretch of DNA from Bremerella alba:
GCGATGGAGAGATTAAGCGGTTAGTGGATCCGCTGGTTCCTGTGGTCCAACAATCTGCCGACACACCCGTTTCTTGGGTTATGGTTCGGCCAGGTGACTCACTGGTAAGCACGCTTCGCAAAATGCATTTAGCGGGCGTTTCGATTGCCGTGGTGACCTCGACACCGGAGTCATCGTCAGTCGACAACGTGGTTGGAGTTTTGACTCCCAGAGAACTGCATCTCTATCGAACAGAACTGGCAGAACTATTTGAATAGGTCAGTCCGACGAATAGAAACAAGTTGACCTCAGATCGTCCAACGATGAGAAGTGGAACTGGACCAAGTAAGTCAGGTTACGGCTGACCATCTATAATCGCACTTGCGATCATCGCCGTGACTACTCTAGTGGCGTAGTAAAACCACAGACACCGAGACTCAGCTGAAGCCACGCTATTAGACAAGCAAAGAGAGTTGCCCGCCGCTGTCGATTCGATGCGTGGAGGAATTAGGGCCTACGACAGCGGCCATGCCTTCCGTTTTATGAATTCCACCCCATCCATGTGAAATAGCTTTTCCCGCTTATTTGTACTCGGAAGCGAGAAATACCAAGCAGTCTGCCTCCCTTCAGTGCCACGCAAAACCATACTACTGACAAGGCAATTCTTCATTCCGTGCCATTTTCAATTGACCTTATTGGGTTGCCTCGATCGCCGCAGGAATTGACTTATGAAATGCGAGATAGGACACTAAGAACTGGAACAGACTCTGGTTCCTAGCCGCCAAGGGATTAACACGCGGTTTGCCGACCGTGATCCTTTGGTCTTTTCATGCGCAGACTAAGCTCTAAATGTAGCCAGTCACGAGGTTGAAACGAGCGCAGCACGCCCGTCATTCGAAGAATGAGATTCAACATGTTTCAATTCCTTACCATTTCGGCGTGCCCCCTTGGAAACCCCAGTTGCGGCCGAACATTCCCACCTCTTTTGCTATTCAGAATTACGACACCCGTATGTGTGTTGAGTCTGGCTGTTTTTGCACAGCTCTTTGTTCCAGTACCACTTAGCGCCGAATCAACAGATCGTCCCAACATCATTTTGATGATGGCCGATGATATGGGGTTCTCCGACCTTGGTTGCTACGGAGGAGAAATCGAGACGCCCAACCTCGATCAACTTGCTCAAGGAGGCATTCGCTTTACGCAGTTCTATAACACGGCTCGTTGCTGCCCGACACGGGCCGCCTTGCTGACGGGCTTGCACCAACACCAGGCCGGCATTGGCCACATGGTTGGCGACTACGGCATCCCCTCCTATCAAGGCTATTTGAACGACCAATGCGTCACCATCGCCGAAGCACTTCGCGGAGCAGGATATACGACCCTGATGAGCGGCAAATGGCATGTCGGTTCACGACCGGAACATTGGCCAACCAAGCGAGGTTTTGATCGTTACTGGGGAACGCCGTCCGGAGGGGGTGTCTATTTCAAAGACACACTTCAAATCCGGAACACGGTTTTCTTCGTTAATAATGAAGAAAAGATCGAGCTACCCGACGACTTCTATATCACCGATGACCTGACCGATCGCGCGATCAAGTTTATCGACGAGGCAGTGAACGAAACGAAAAAACCCTTCTTTCTCTATCTGGCTCACATAGCACCCCACTGGCCATTGCAGGCTAAGCCGGAAGACATTGCTCGCTACGACGGCAAGTACAATCAAGGATGGGATGCCGTTCGCGAGGCACGATTTGAGCGGCAAGCGTCCATGAAGTTTTTTCCAAGCGGCACTCAATTGAGCAGTCGCGATAAATCTGCGAAAGCCTGGAACAGGCTACCACCATCGGCTCAAGAAGATCTGGCTCACCGCATGGAAATCTATGCCGCGCAAATTAGTTGTATTGATGATAATGTCGGCACATTAATCACCAAACTCAAAGAGTTGGGCCAATACGAGAATACGCTCTTTATCTTTCTATCCGACAATGGCTGCTCCGCTGAAGGTGGCCCTGGAGGCTTCAGTCGTGGCAAGAAAGACGCACCAATCGGAACCGGGCTTTCGTATGCCAGTGTCGGCTTGGAATGGGCGAATGCCAATGACACTCCTTTTCGTAAGTTTAAGATGGACACGCGTGAAGGAGGCATTTCTTCGCCGCTAATCATTCATTGGCCCCAAGGTGTAAAGTCCAACGGACGCCTGGTCGATGCCTCCAGTCACGTCATTGATGTCATGCCCACCCTTTTGGAAGTTGCCAGAGCAACCTATCCAGACAAACGAAACGGCAAGGCAACCATTCCCCTCGAAGGGCAAAGCTTTGCCAATCAGTTTTCGTCAACTAAGACTGTTCCTGATCGTGACCTGTTCTGGGAGCATGAAGGAAACCAGGCGATTCGACGGGGTGACTGGAAAGCCCTGAGAATCAATAACGGTCCTTGGTCCTTATACAATCTAAAGGATGATCGTACGGAGACCACGAATCTATCCAAAACTCACCCTGAGATAACGAAAGAGCTTGCGACAGCCTGGGAAGCCTGGGCGCAGCGCTGCGGAGTTTGGGACTGGAACAAACTTCAGGAACACCGACGTAAAAAATGATCTCTTATCGATTCTTCTCCAAGGACTTTAATTCATGAAACGGCTATTCCTCGCTGCGATACTCGCCGCATTTAGTTGCTCTAGCCTATTAGCAGAAAAACCCAATGTCGTCCTCGTGATCACGGACGACCAAGGGTACGGCGATTTGGGCTGCTACGGCAATCCAGTTATCCAGACGCCCAACATCGACAAGCTTGCGTCCGAGTCTTCGCAACTTTCCAACTACCATGTTGCCCCGACTTGTTCTCCGACACGTGCGGCGCTTCAATCGGGTCACTGGACCGACCGTGCCGGTGCCTGGCATACGATAATGGGACGCTCGATGCTTCGTGCGCAAGAGGCAACGCTCGGCCAGCTTTTGAAAGATAACGGCTACGTCTCCGGCATGTTTGGCAAGTGGCACCTTGGCGACAACTATCCTTATCGCCCCGAAGATCGCGGCTACGACGAAGTCTATCGCCATGGCGGAGGAGGCGTGGGACAAACGCCTGATCTTTGGGATAACGCCTACTTCGATGGTCACTACTTCCACAACGGTGAGATTGCTCCGGCCGAAGGGTTTTGTACCGACGTGTTCTTCCGCCAAGCGAATCAATTCATTCGCGACAGCGCGAAGTCAAACAAGCCATTCTTTGCCTATATATCGACCAACGCACCGCATGGCCCGCTGCATTGTCCACAAGACTATATGGATAAGTATGCCGATCAAAAAGAAGGCATCGCCGCGTTTTATGGGATGATCACCAACGTCGATGACAATGTCGGAAAAACGCGAAAGTTACTGAAAGAGCTAGGCATCGCGGATAATACGATCTTCATTTTCACCACAGATAACGGCACAGCGTACGGAGCCAATGTTTTTAACGCTGGCATGCGGGGCAAAAAAGGGAGCGAATACGATGGCGGGCATCGGGTGCCGTTCATGTGCTATTGGCCAGCGGCCGGGATGGACGGGAAGCACGTTAGCGATCGGTTAACTCACGCCGTCGACATCGCCCCAACGCTACTGGCCATGACTGGTGGATCGGCTCCTGAGAACTACAAGTTCGACGGTAAATCGATTCAAGCTCTTCTCAATCCGACAGCGGATGTCGCCTGGGAAGACCGTTATCTGGTGACGGACTCGCAGCGTCTACGAGATCCACGAAAGTGGAAGCAGACGGCCGTCATGTCGCAGCAGTGGCGATTGATCAACGGCAAAGAGCTGTACGACATCCAGAAAGACCCAGGCCAGAAGAACAACATCGCCAAGGACCACCCTGATGTGGTCGCTAAGATGACAGCATTTTATGATAAGTGGTGGGCTGAACTTGAGCCAACCTTTGCTGAGCCAACCGAGATCTACTTAGGGCACCCCAATGCCCCGGTCGCATCTCTGACCGCACACGATTGGATTCAGAAGGCTTATCCACCATGGAACCAGGGCCATATCCGCAGCGGCGATGGTTACAACGCGAAGAAGCAAGGTGCAAAGCATGAAGGACACTGGGCCGTCAAAGTTATTCGTGACGGCACTTACGAAGTAAGCCTTAGACGTTGGCCGGTGGAAGCAGATCAACCAATCCTGGCCGAATTGCCACCGGGAACGGACGTCCCAGGTGCAAGCCGAGCGATGCGTGCTCGCCCTGGCGTCGCCTTGCCGATCACGACAGCCACCTTGCGTATCGACGAGAAAGACCTGGAATCGAAGCCTGTCCCTCAAGATGCTCATGAAGTGACCTTCACGACGAAGCTTAAATCTGGCTCACATAAGTTGTCTCCTCTGTTCGTTACGGATGATGGCAGCGAACTGGGTGCTTACTACGTCGTGGTTCGTTACCTGGGAGACTAGTGTGAAGCGAATAATTTTTGCGGCCATCCTTTCGGTTTGGTTCGGTGTGCCGCTTAACGCCGCCGAAACGCCCAACATTGTCATTCTATACGCGGATGACATGGGGTTCGGCGATTTAGGTGCCAACAACCCTGATTCCAAGATTCCCACGCCTCATTTAGATCGTCTGGCACGGGAAGGATTGCGATTGACCGACGGACACAGTTCGTCTGGAATCTGCACGCCTAGCCGCTATGCCTTGCTAACGGGTCGATACCACTGGCGAAAATTTCATGGAATTGTCCAAGCGTTTGGGCCCCCGGTGATCGACCAAGAGGAACTGACACTGCCAGAAATCCTGAAGGAAAAAGGCTATCGCACGGCATGCATTGGAAAGTGGCATTTGGGTTGGAATTGGGATGAAATCATTCGCGAGGATGCTGAAGTTAAACGCAATGGCGGTAACCGGGTAATTCGACCAGAAGCATTCGACTGGTCGAAGCCTATCTCCGGCGGGCCGACATCGCACGGGTTCGACGAATACTTTGGGGACGATGTACCCAACTTTCCTCCTTACGCCTGGTTCCAGGATGATCACGTCTTAGGCCAGCCATCGGTCATGCTGACGAAAACTCCTAAGACTCCCGAAGGGAGCTGGAGTGCGCGACCCGGTCCGGCTGTCAAAGACTGGGACTTCTGGGAAGTCGTTCCCAAGTTGGCCGATGAAGCCGTCGATTGGATCTCCCGCCAGAAAGGCAAGCCGGAGCCGTTCTTTCTGTACGTGCCGTTTAACTCGCCTCATTCGCCGATCGTCCCTACTAAAGAGTTCATCGGAACATCCCAGGCTGGGCCCTTTGGTGACTTCGTCCACATGACCGATGCCATGGCCGGCAAGGTACTAGAAGCTTTAAGAGAGAACGGCTTTGAGGATAACACGCTCGTTATCTTTACTGCCGACAATGGTGCAGAGAAATACGCATACGAGCGCGTCAAGAAATTCGGCCACTGGAGTTCCGCACCCTTTCGTGGTGTGAAACGGGATCTCTACGAAGGTGGACACCATGTCCCATTCGTGGTCAAGTGGCCAGGAAAAATCAAGCCAGGCAGCACGAGCGATGCCTTGATCAGCCAGGTCGATTTAATGGGGACAATTGCTGCCATTATTGACTACCAACTTCCTGAGGACTCGGCACACGACAGCTTCAATCAACTACCGGTTTGGACATCGCTTGAAGCAAGCCCTCGTGAAACAATCGTGCATAACACGGCCACTAAGGCATACGCCATCCGTGATGGCAGCTGGCTACTGGTCGACGCCCAGTCAGGCTCTCACAATCGAATCCCCAAGTGGTTCGACGAAGAACGAGGCTACCAAAAGGACGATCAACCTGGCGAACTTTACGATTTGAGCAAGGATCCGGCTCAGAAGTCTAATCTCTACAGAAGCAATCCCGATCTTGTGCAACAATTGAAGCAGAAGCTGAAGTCGATCCAAGCAAGCGGGCAGGTCCGCTAATTTCCGAATATTCTTATCCACAACGAAGAGTGCTTTCATGACGCGCATCACAG
This window harbors:
- a CDS encoding arylsulfatase; protein product: MFQFLTISACPLGNPSCGRTFPPLLLFRITTPVCVLSLAVFAQLFVPVPLSAESTDRPNIILMMADDMGFSDLGCYGGEIETPNLDQLAQGGIRFTQFYNTARCCPTRAALLTGLHQHQAGIGHMVGDYGIPSYQGYLNDQCVTIAEALRGAGYTTLMSGKWHVGSRPEHWPTKRGFDRYWGTPSGGGVYFKDTLQIRNTVFFVNNEEKIELPDDFYITDDLTDRAIKFIDEAVNETKKPFFLYLAHIAPHWPLQAKPEDIARYDGKYNQGWDAVREARFERQASMKFFPSGTQLSSRDKSAKAWNRLPPSAQEDLAHRMEIYAAQISCIDDNVGTLITKLKELGQYENTLFIFLSDNGCSAEGGPGGFSRGKKDAPIGTGLSYASVGLEWANANDTPFRKFKMDTREGGISSPLIIHWPQGVKSNGRLVDASSHVIDVMPTLLEVARATYPDKRNGKATIPLEGQSFANQFSSTKTVPDRDLFWEHEGNQAIRRGDWKALRINNGPWSLYNLKDDRTETTNLSKTHPEITKELATAWEAWAQRCGVWDWNKLQEHRRKK
- a CDS encoding arylsulfatase, which produces MKRLFLAAILAAFSCSSLLAEKPNVVLVITDDQGYGDLGCYGNPVIQTPNIDKLASESSQLSNYHVAPTCSPTRAALQSGHWTDRAGAWHTIMGRSMLRAQEATLGQLLKDNGYVSGMFGKWHLGDNYPYRPEDRGYDEVYRHGGGGVGQTPDLWDNAYFDGHYFHNGEIAPAEGFCTDVFFRQANQFIRDSAKSNKPFFAYISTNAPHGPLHCPQDYMDKYADQKEGIAAFYGMITNVDDNVGKTRKLLKELGIADNTIFIFTTDNGTAYGANVFNAGMRGKKGSEYDGGHRVPFMCYWPAAGMDGKHVSDRLTHAVDIAPTLLAMTGGSAPENYKFDGKSIQALLNPTADVAWEDRYLVTDSQRLRDPRKWKQTAVMSQQWRLINGKELYDIQKDPGQKNNIAKDHPDVVAKMTAFYDKWWAELEPTFAEPTEIYLGHPNAPVASLTAHDWIQKAYPPWNQGHIRSGDGYNAKKQGAKHEGHWAVKVIRDGTYEVSLRRWPVEADQPILAELPPGTDVPGASRAMRARPGVALPITTATLRIDEKDLESKPVPQDAHEVTFTTKLKSGSHKLSPLFVTDDGSELGAYYVVVRYLGD
- a CDS encoding sulfatase family protein; the encoded protein is MKRIIFAAILSVWFGVPLNAAETPNIVILYADDMGFGDLGANNPDSKIPTPHLDRLAREGLRLTDGHSSSGICTPSRYALLTGRYHWRKFHGIVQAFGPPVIDQEELTLPEILKEKGYRTACIGKWHLGWNWDEIIREDAEVKRNGGNRVIRPEAFDWSKPISGGPTSHGFDEYFGDDVPNFPPYAWFQDDHVLGQPSVMLTKTPKTPEGSWSARPGPAVKDWDFWEVVPKLADEAVDWISRQKGKPEPFFLYVPFNSPHSPIVPTKEFIGTSQAGPFGDFVHMTDAMAGKVLEALRENGFEDNTLVIFTADNGAEKYAYERVKKFGHWSSAPFRGVKRDLYEGGHHVPFVVKWPGKIKPGSTSDALISQVDLMGTIAAIIDYQLPEDSAHDSFNQLPVWTSLEASPRETIVHNTATKAYAIRDGSWLLVDAQSGSHNRIPKWFDEERGYQKDDQPGELYDLSKDPAQKSNLYRSNPDLVQQLKQKLKSIQASGQVR